Proteins encoded in a region of the Kryptolebias marmoratus isolate JLee-2015 linkage group LG14, ASM164957v2, whole genome shotgun sequence genome:
- the stc1l gene encoding stanniocalcin 1, like codes for MLRGSALLPLLLLLLLLAFSSGTSFELLPAEAAPRRARFSANSPTEVAKCLNEAVAVGCEFFSCLENSTCDTDGMHDICELFLQSAASFNTEGKTFVKKSLHCISQGISTKVFQTIRHCSTFQKMIAEVQEECYATLDICTVARTNPDSIGEVLQVPTHFPNRYYSTLLQTLQTCDEETVAVVRAGVVARLGPDMETFLQLVQNKPCPAGSDASTFNNPASWRNMPVFNIQPGFRGRDPTHLFARKRSVDNLEREKGVNANK; via the exons ATGCTGCGCGGCTCCGCTCTGCTccccctcctgctcctcctcctcctcctcgccttcAGCTCCGGCACGTCCTTCGAGCTGCTGCCGGCGGAGGCCGCTCCCCGCCGGGCACGCTTCTCTGCAAACAGCCCGA ctgAGGTGGCCAAATGTTTGAATGAAGCCGTGGCTGTAGGCTGCGAATTCTTCTCCTGCCTTGAAAACTCCACCTGTGACACCGACGGGATGCACGACATCTGCGAGCTGTTCCTCCAGTCCGCTGCCAGCTTCAACACTGAG GGAAAAACCTTCGTGAAGAAGAGTCTGCACTGCATTTCCCAGGGAATCTCAACCAAAGTCTTCCAGACAATCCGCCACTGTAGCACCTTTCAGAAAATGATTGCAGAG GTTCAAGAGGAGTGCTACGCCACTCTGGACATCTGCACTGTGGCTCGTACAAACCCTGATTCTATTGGAGAGGTGTTACAGGTGCCAACTCACTTCCCCAACAG GTACTACAGTACCCTGCTGCAGACTCTGCAGACCTGCGACGAGGAGACGGTGGCGGTTGTGAGGGCAGGCGTCGTGGCCCGCTTGGGGCCTGACATGGAGACCTTCCTCCAGCTCGTTCAGAACAAACCGTGCCCCGCCGGATCTGACGCTAGCACCTTCAACAACCCGGCCAGTTGGAGGAACATGCCTGTGTTCAACATCCAGCCTGGCTTCAGAGGCAGGGACCCCACCCACCTGTTTGCCCGGAAGAGATCTGTGGACAACCTGGAGAGGGAGAAGGGGGTTAATGCTAACAAGTAG
- the fgfr1b gene encoding fibroblast growth factor receptor 1b — translation MGFPRYFLLLPCILLLLVQVPQARSRPATEDTDTDAIKSSEDEEDDESSSEENKLSNELSTSNEKLQPLAPQWVMPEKMEKQLHAVPASKTVKFRCQATGNPIPSLRWYKNGKEFKKDQRIGGFKIRDHMWTLIMESVVPSDKGNYTCVVENEHGRLKHTYLLDVVERSPHRPILQAGLPANQTAVVGSDVEFVCRVFSDPQPHIQWLKHITVNGSRVGPDGHPYVLVLKTAGLNTTDKEMEVLTLKNISLDDTGEYTCLAANSIGMSYHSAWLTVVDELSPSPVPSRTYLEIFIYCLGFFIIVILTATAVICRLCCAPKKSDFTSQLAVQKLAKSIPMRRQVSVDSSSSLQSGTCLMRQSRLSSAATTVLAGVSEYELPYDPAWELPRDRLTLGKPLGEGCFGQVVFAEALGIDKNKPTRLTKVAVKMLKTDASEKDLSDLISEMEMMKMIGKHKNIINLLGACTQDGPLYVIVEYASQGNLREYLRARRPAGLEYWSGVQQAALGRVEIRELVSAAYQVARGMAYLASKKCIHRDLAARNVLVTEDKVMKIADFGLARDIHHIDYYKKTTNGRLPVKWMAPEALFDRIYTHQSDVWSFGVLLWEIFTLGGSPYPGVPVEELFKLLKEGHRMEKPSACTQEMYLMMRDCWHAVPSRRPTFQQLVEDLDRTLSLLANQEYLDLAVPLVQYSSVQYSPVIHSSSTHSCTST, via the exons ATGGGTTTCCCACGCTACTTCCTGTTGTTGCCCTgcatcctgctgctgctggttcagGTCCCTCAGGCTCGGTCCAGACCAGCCACCGAggacacagacacag ATGCAATAAAATCCTCTGAAGACGAAGAGGACGATGAGTCATCCTCGGAGGAAAATAAACTGTCCAATGAACTGTCAACAAGCAACGAAAAGCTCCAAC CGCTGGCGCCACAGTGGGTGATGCCGGAGAAGATGGAGAAGCAGCTCCATGCCGTTCCTGCCAGCAAGACTGTCAAGTTTCGCTGTCAAGCAACTGGAAACCCCATTCCCAGTCTGCGCTGGTACAAGAACGGAAAAGAGTTCAAGAAGGACCAAAGAATCGGAGGGTTCAAG ATCAGAGACCACATGTGGACTCTGATAATGGAGTCGGTGGTTCCCTCTGATAAGGGGAACTACACCTGTGTGGTGGAGAACGAACACGGGAGGCTTAAACACACCTACCTGCTGGATGTAGTCG AACGTTCGCCTCACAGACCGATCCTGCAGGCCGGTCTGCCGGCCAATCAGACTGCAGTCGTCGGCAGCGATGTGGAGTTTGTGTGCAGAGTGTTCAGTGACCCACAGCCTCACATCCAGTGGCTCAAACACATCACCGTCAACGGCAGCAGAGTAGGGCCAGATGGACACCCCTACGTCCTGGTTCTCAAG ACTGCAGGTTTGAACACGACCGATAAAGAAATGGAGGTTCTGACTCTGAAGAACATATCTCTGGATGATACTGGAGAGTACACCTGCCTGGCGGCGAACTCCATTGGAATGTCGTACCACTCGGCGTGGCTCACTGTGGTCGACG AGCTGTCGCCCTCACCAGTCCCCTCACGGACATACCTGGAGATCTTCATCTACTGCCTTGGGTTTTTCATCATCGTCATTCTCACTGCCACAGCAGTCATATGTAGGCTCTGCTGCGCCCCGAAGAAGAGTGACTTCACCAGCCAGCTGGCAGTGCAGAAATTAGCCAAAAGCATTCCTATGAGGAGACAG GTATCGGTTGACTCCTCGTCCTCCTTGCAGTCTGGGACGTGTTTGATGCGACAGTCCCGCCTCTCCAGTGCAGCCACCACTGTTTTAGCAGGAGTGTCAGAGTACGAACTCCCTTACGATCCTGCATGGGAGCTTCCACGTGACCG GCTCACACTTGGGAAGCCTCTGGGTGAAGGCTGCTTTGGTCAGGTGGTCTTTGCCGAGGCTCTTGGgattgacaaaaacaaacccacacgCCTCACCAAGGTGGCTGTGAAGATGCTCAAAA cGGACGCCTCAGAAAAGGACCTGTCTGATCTGATCTCTGAAAtggagatgatgaagatgattgggaagcataaaaacatcatcaacCTTCTAGGTGCCTGTACCCAAGATG GCCCCCTGTACGTGATAGTGGAGTATGCCTCGCAAGGGAATCTGAGGGAGTATCTGCGCGCTCGGCGGCCTGCTGGGTTGGAGTATTGGAGCGGCGTGCAGCAGGCTGCGCTGGGCAGGGTGGAGatcagggagctggtgtctgctGCGTACCAGGTGGCCCGAGGAATGGCGTACCTTGCTTCAAAGAAG tGTATTCACAGAGACCTGGCTGCCAGGAACGTCCTGGTCACGGAAGACAAGGTGATGAAGATCGCTGACTTTGGCCTTGCCCGAGACATCCACCACATCGACTACTACAAGAAGACCACCAAC GGTCGTTTGCCAGTGAAGTGGATGGCACCTGAAGCTTTGTTTGATCGCATTTATACTCATCAAAGTGACGT GTGGTCATTTGGCGTCCTGCTATGGGAGATCTTCACTCTGGGGGGCTCTCCTTACCCTGGTGTTCCGGTGGAGGAGCTCTTCAAGCTGCTAAAGGAGGGCCATCGCATGGAAAAGCCCTCCGCTTGCACTCAGGAAAT GTATCTGATGATGAGAGACTGCTGGCATGCGGTTCCTTCCCGCAGGCCGACGTTTCAGCAGCTGGTAGAAGATTTAGATCGCACACTTTCTCTATTGGCCAATCAG GAGTACCTGGACCTGGCTGTCCCTCTGGTCCAGTACTCATCAGTCCAGTACTCCCCTgttattcactcctcctcaacTCATTCCTGCACTTCAACATAG